Proteins encoded together in one Branchiostoma lanceolatum isolate klBraLanc5 chromosome 11, klBraLanc5.hap2, whole genome shotgun sequence window:
- the LOC136445089 gene encoding caspase-7-like, producing the protein MAGVTSEQAMLSVVALTRLADELGNEWRSLGIFLGLPKVKVDLCDANHPRDMERAIVDMLVMWQRKTADRGPEAQVVQLVQALREVNRVDLAEKVMDGDFIVRRGTGAPVQETMDMDVEEGDQESYSYPVQAEADAAPPQGSIHTPNHGQGIHVQETTPAAANRAPPPTYPLGRMVGRALIINNIKFPTRHQENRRGMEKDSHDLEQVLKKLGFKVTTKLNLNSTEMKKAIRKFVETKDHSYSTCLLVSVMTHGSGADAMGTDWRGVKLNQDIFRPIISSSIACPKIFIMQMCRGGELDFGRWRADASRPSDDPEDEDSDSSVSDSDEMVHDEDLQVDWVEVEQSLQPTDSDSVILFACADGRKALRHSLEGSVLIQSVVKVFDEHGRDEDIDTLFTRVRHEVANCNASIDVDGSLRIIKQAAETRVFLRKKLFLQCQQNT; encoded by the exons ATGGCAGGTGTAACTTCAG AACAGGCCATGTTGTCAGTGGTAGCTCTGACACGTCTGGCTGATGAACTGGGGAATGAGTGGCGTAGCCTCGGTATCTTCCTGGGTCTGCCAAAGGTAAAGGTGGACCTCTGTGATGCCAATCATCCCCGGGATATGGAGAGAGCCATTGTTGACATGTTGGTCATGTGGCAAAGGAAAACAGCAGACAGAGGCCCCGAGGCACAG GTGGTACAGTTGGTCCAGGCTCTGAGAGAAGTCAATCGGGTGgacctggctgagaaagttatGGATGGGGATTTCATAG TCCGCAGAGGAACTGGTGCACCCGTTCAAGAGACTATGGACATGGATGTTGAGGAAGGAGATCAAGAGAGCTACTCATATCCAGTCCAGGCAGAAGCAG ATGCTGCTCCACCCCAAGGATCCATACACACTCCCAACCATGGCCAGGGCATCCATGTACAGGAGACAACCCCAGCAGCAGCTAACAGAGCACCACCACCA ACCTACCCTTTGGGAAGGATGGTCGGCAGAGCTCTGatcatcaacaacatcaagTTTCCCACAAGGCACCAGGAGAACCGCAGGGGCATGGAGAAGGACAGTCACGACCTTGAGCAGGTTCTAAAGAAGCTTGGGTTCAAGGTCACCACAAAACTGAACCTCAACTCCACA GAGATGAAGAAGGCCATTCGAAAGTTTGTCGAGACAAAAGACCACAGCTACTCCACCTGTCTACTGGTCTCTGTCATGACACACGGTTCTGGTGCCGACGCCATGGGTACGGACTGGAGGGGTGTCAAGTTAAACCAAGATATCTTCAGACCTATCATCAGCTCCAGCATTGCCTGTCCCAAGATATTCATCATGCAGATGTGTAGGGGAG GTGAGCTGGACTTCGGCCGGTGGAGAGCAGATGCTTCACGACCCAGTGATGACCCAGAGGACGAAGACAGTGACTCATCTGTGTCCGACAGTGATGAGATGGTCCATGATGAAGAT CTCCAGGTCGACTGGGTAGAAGTAGAGCAAAGTCTACAGCCCACAGACTCTGACTCCGTCATCCTGTTTGCCTGTGCTGATGGCAGGAAGGCTCTCAGGCACAGTCTGGAGGG ATCGGTCCTGATTCAGAGTGTTGTGAAGGTGTTTGATGAACACGGCCGAGATGAGGACATTGACACCCTCTTCACACGTGTCCGACACGAGGTCGCCAACTGCAATGCTTCGATAGACGTGGATGGATCACTGCGTATAATCAAGCAGGCCGCGGAGACGCGTGTGTTTCTCCGGAAAAAACTCTTCCttcaatgtcagcaaaacactTGA
- the LOC136445087 gene encoding uncharacterized protein, protein MGTKMAAKLKKSNNIVDRLRLKEIRGSLQPHSRATPVRMFNRTIPDSLVFNLKDLVPLSVLHDGHVFLGFTKDGQFVLSYTQLVESDEYSGYPIYEYRLHWWVLQPVLQEQPRTQEQLTAQEQPETAKRHIKLHKVSQVRLFAEEDIPTDVYLLVCQWPTDPTKVLVHGYRHGTMSHYQSGVTTPSSDEKGLCYLTVTAVPPVGPCEDCAQLPQDLDPPEPEDSLSTPVPLRCLRHSFTLHTKYELAPPFPPFHPKVSLKLDGVIVLNTADSLVALSIKTGGEDRDQSIHTGGEDKDLSIHLRGEDRELSIHTVGEGRELSIHTVGEGRELSIHTDRGDREQSIHTGGGGKEPETVSSPVLRVDGKLDSKLQREISAATAICQDQVLSSDHHLEMQNSGSNSSYVFNARACSGNQEHVEDKVGDLCEKCGSDNVKTGVTDKSSTCAADHSSAGDLSGAAHPGCLEIFAGANSCNTCINTSNASSSSEGAKCLSTKENKSQSEEIRRSVSVKAFEEIVFSKKGASLSETLEVDTTYHGASTVQIAQKTVYTCTQSTGSTSLDSMDCELSSDMLSDALDSNCRNSTALYIKTPEGHNQPSDLLSAASDSSSWDSTVLRKKIPQVSSDLLSAASDSTTRYSTTVDSRTPEGHAQPSDLLSAASDSTPRYSTTVDSRTPEGHAQPSDLLTAASDSTTRYSTTVDSRTPEGHAQPSDLLSAASDSTTGYSTTVDSRTPEGHTQPSDLLSAASDSSWDSTVLDCNRSPCFTFTRRQYVYSTTEGEDHLEDTGESGSEYQSLLPLEVHGAGYSSMRLCMGEDRGSTYYGQPGSVEVQELRMDAEQFICDMARQDADWGNRFVAFTDYDMQIIDVCPDSRQLVVLVLALVRARPHYGNCIPKLYQTSFTAAWDLNTGHYQTRDIQPLQEFDQAQLRKVWNPGRAMCRKMQQRWMIPQGYARGVHVMTNEAVFRGHSLSLLWDSTNCIAIIPGRPGR, encoded by the exons ATGGGAACAAAAATGGCGGCCAAGTTGAAAAAGAGTAACAACATTGTCGACAGACTTCGGCTAAAGGAG ATACGAGGCAGTCTACAGCCCCACAGTCGTGCCACTCCTGTGAGGATGTTCAATAGGACAATACCAGACTCCCTCGTCTTCAACCTGAAGGACCTGGTACCTCTTTCTGTGCTGCATGATGG CCATGTGTTCCTGGGCTTCACCAAGGACGGGCAGTTTGTCCTGTCCTACACACAGCTGGTGGAATCAGATGAATATTCTGGGTACCCAATTTACGAGTACCGCCTACACTGGTGGGTGCTGCAGCCGGTACTACAGGAGCAGCCCAGAACACAGGAGCAACTCACAGCACAGGAGCAGCCGGAAACAGCAAAGCGGCACATCAAACTGCACAAG GTGTCTCAAGTGCGGCTCTTCGCAGAGGAAGATATTCCGACAGACGTGTACTTGTTGGTGTGTCAGTGGCCAACAGACCCCACCAAAGTGCTGGTGCATGGATACAGGCATGGGACTATGAGCCA TTACCAAAGCGGGGTCACCACGCCCAGCAGTGATGAGAAGGGCTTGTGTTACCTGACTGTCACAGCTGTTCCACCTGTAGGGCCCTGTGAGGACTGTGCGCAGCTGCCGCAGGATCTGGATCCACCAG AACCCGAAGATTCTCTCAGCACCCCCGTGCCCTTACGGTGCCTGCGCCACAGTTTTACGCTTCATACCAAGTACGAACTGGCTCCGCCGTTCCCGCCCTTCCACCCCAAAGTCAGCCTCAAGCTGGACGGAGTCATCGTCCTCAATACGGCCGACTCACTGGTCgcgctgtcaatcaaaactggAGGGGAGGACAGGGACCAGTCCATTCACACAGGAGGGGAGGACAAGGATCTGTCCATTCACTTAAGAGGGGAGGACAGGGAACTTTCCATTCATACTGTAGGGGAAGGCAGGGAACTGTCTATTCACACAGTAGGGGAAGGCAGGGAACTGTCCATTCACACAGATAGAGGTGACAGGGAACAGTCCATTCACACAGGAGGAGGAGGCAAGGAACCGGAGACTGTTTCATCACCAGTTCTAAGAGTTGATGGCAAACTTGACTCAAAGCTACAGCGCGAGATCAGTGCAGCAACAGCAATTTGTCAGGACCAAGTTTTATCTTCTGACCACCATTTGGAAATGCAGAACTCAGGTAGCAATAGTTCTTATGTTTTTAATGCGAGGGCATGCTCAGGGAACCAAGAACATGTGGAGGACAAAGTTGGTGATTTATGTGAGAAATGTGGATCTGACAATGTGAAGACAGGTGTCACAGACAAGAGTAGCACCTGTGCAGCTGATCACAGCTCTGCAGGTGATTTATCAGGTGCTGCACATCCTGGATGTCTAGAAATCTTCGCAGGTGCAAACAGCTGTAACACCTGTATAAACACTAGCAATGCTTCATCAAGTTCTGAAGGTGCCAAATGCCTCAGTACCAAAGAGAATAAAAGCCAAAGTGAAGAAATTAGGAGATCAGTTTCTGTCAAAGCCTTTGAAGAAATTGTTTTTTCTAAGAAGGGAGCTTCCCTTTCAGAGACTTTAGAAGTAGATACTACTTATCATGGGGCAAGTACAGTACAAATAGCACAGAAAACAGTCTATACATGCACACAATCTACAGGCAGCACATCACTAGATAGCATGGATTGTGAGCTGTCATCAGATATGCTGTCTGATGCTTTGGACAGCAACTGCAGGAACAGCACAGCCCTGTACATAAAGACTCCTGAAGGTCATAATCAGCCATCAGATCTACTGTCTGCTGCCTCTGACAGCAGTTCCTGGGACAGCACAGTTTTGCGCAAGAAGATTCCACAAGTGTCATCAGATCTTCTGTCTGCTGCTTCAGACAGCACCACCAGGTATAGCACAACTGTGGACAGCAGGACTCCTGAAGGTCATGCCCAGCCATCCGATCTACTGTCTGCTGCTTCAgacagcacccccaggtatagCACAACTGTGGACAGCAGGACTCCTGAAGGTCATGCCCAGCCATCCGATCTACTGACTGCTGCTTCAGACAGCACCACCAGGTATAGCACAACTGTGGACAGCAGGACTCCTGAAGGTCATGCCCAGCCATCAGATCTGCTGTCTGCTGCTTCAGACAGCACCACCGGGTACAGCACAACTGTGGACAGCAGGACTCCTGAAGGTCATACCCAGCCATCCGATCTACTGTCTGCTGCCTCAGACAGCAGTTGGGACAGCACAGTGTTGGACTGCAACAGGTCACCATGTTTCACCTTCACCAGGAGACAGTATGTGTACAGCACAACTGAGGGTGAAGACCATTTGGAAGACACAG GAGAGAGTGGCAGTGAGTACCAGTCCTTGTTGCCACTGGAAGTACACGGAGCAGGATACTCCTCCATGAGGCTGTGTATGGGGGAGGACAGGGGGAGCACCTACTATGGGCAG CCTGGCTCAGTAGAGGTGCAGGAGTTGCGCATGGATGCAGAACAGTTCATCTGTGACATGGCGCGGCAGGACGCCGACTGGGGAAACAGATTTGTGGCCTTCACTGACTACGACATGCAGATCATTGAT GTTTGTCCTGACAGTAGGCAGCTGGTCGTGCTGGTTCTAGCATTGGTCCGAGCTCGTCCACACTATGGCAA TTGCATCCCTAAGTTGTACCAGACCAGCTTCACAGCAGCTTGGGACCTCAACACAG GCCACTACCAGACCAGAGATATCCAGCCTTTACAGGAATTTGATCAAGCACAActcag GAAAGTGTGGAATCCCGGTCGTGCCATGTGTCGAAAGATGCAGCAGAGGTGGATGATACCACAGGGATACGCCAGAGGGGTGCATGTCATGACCAACGAAGCCGTGTTCAGAG GCCACAGTCTGTCCTTACTATGGGACTCCACCAACTGCATCGCCATCATTCCAGGACGTCCAGGAAGATAA
- the LOC136445171 gene encoding cytokine-inducible SH2-containing protein-like, which yields MTSGSPPPTLSVEAARSTELDLQRIGKTVQALHASCWYWGALSGKQAKTALRSQDVGTFLIRDSENCAFLFSLSVKTTRGTTSVRVQYVDGHFKLDSDVDSDTPEFTCVLRLIDYYRRDSLRGGGKHYWLEPTGRREVVVKLIKPLRHSVPSLQHSCRTLINLHTSENDIGQLPLPPALKRYLRDYPYSY from the coding sequence ATGACCTCCGGGAGTCCCCCGCCCACTCTCTCGGTGGAGGCCGCTCGCAGCACCGAGCTGGACTTGCAGCGGATCGGTAAGACCGTACAAGCCTTACACGCTAGCTGCTGGTACTGGGGAGCATTATCGGGGAAACAGGCGAAGACCGCCCTCCGTTCCCAGGACGTCGGGACGTTCTTGATACGAGACAGCGAGAACTGTGCCTTTCTGTTCAGTCTGAGCGTGAAGACTACAAGGGGAACGACAAGCGTCCGTGTCCAATACGTGGACGGGCATTTCAAGTTGGACTCAGACGTCGACTCGGATACACCGGAATTTACCTGCGTCCTGAGACTGATCGATTACTACAGGAGGGACTCTTTACGAGGAGGGGGGAAGCATTACTGGCTCGAGCCTACGGGGAGAAGAGAAGTCGTGGTAAAGCTGATAAAACCTTTGAGACACTCGGTCCCGAGTTTACAGCATTCTTGCCGAACACTCATAAACCTCCACACGTCTGAGAACGACATAGGACAACTTCCCTTGCCACCAGCGCTAAAACGGTATCTCAGGGACTACCCGTACAGTTATTGA